The region ACTTTTCTGGGTAGTGGCAAGCAGAATGattatctttttacaaaatggcggctgtCCACTACGAGACCAGCACCAGTGGAAGTTTGAACTCATTCAAGGTATGTACAGCTAAAGGACattaaattaaagtaaagtaaagtaaagtagaccttagttaacgtcgataactcgtaacagtaacttttaattaCTGACAAACCTAAGGTCgatggtgcgctcattttactcccccctctccatcagtgctccgttttacgggtatttaaagctactagctacacggaaaggaaaggagtcgaaacaaggatgcgcgatccgggaatcgaactcaggacctcttgcaccaaggccgcacaCTAACCTCTGAcatccagggtaaaatgttagccaatttgtcgaaggaaagatccgggaatcgaactcaggacctaaccgactgtgccacccttgcattaaacttcaaaaaatgattcatttatatttttcttccttcttaactatttttagggtactccatggagtggCACTCAAACCTTTGCCCTCAATCACATTTTCATTCTCAGAATGACAAGAATATTGTGAAAAATTAGTTTTAGGGCAGTCGTTCTGCTGAATTTGCAAGAAGCAATGTTATTCAGACCGAGTGGGTGAAGTGGAAGGAGATCACTTGGGGATCTCAATGGACACTACCCTATAACTGTCTTCTAGAATCAAAAGTAAGTGTATTTCACAGGTCCAATCACAAGTATTGTTTTGCCAATACTGAAAGAACCCTAGGCTAACACTTTCCTAATGCTAATCTTTGGCCTAAACTTTACCTCAATATAGCTTTTAGTGCTCATGTTAGAACTACAAACGCATTAGGAGTGGTTACAAACTGGAAAAACAGTGACCTGTGATTTGACCTGCAAACTAAACTTGCTGATTGGCACACTCATATCACTGTAATTATAAGTGAGGGATTATATACATTACTACATGTAGATAAcactatataatttgtaactCCTATCTTGGCGATTTCCCAAACGTTTCTTGGAATACTTTTTCAATGGCAGCTTTCCCATTCTCAGGCAATGCTCTTGTGCCGATTCCAGTAAAATTTAAGGACAGTCTCGGCACAGtcttaaaacttaaaaacttCTTCTTGCCATAGTCATATATTTTCCACCCACTACTGACAATGTCAAACACGTAAACGGGTTTCCTGGCGTCCACAGCCATCTGCACAGCCCACCCAGTGCCTCCCTCAACTATATTCCCGTGGACGCTAATTTTTCCAATTGCAAACACTGCACTGGTATCCTTGACTTGGTGCCAGTTCCTTCGAAGTAAATTATTTACGTAGGGtttcccagtcggaaaatgtcgttttaaagttttgtttgccATGTGTAAGAAGTCATCAGCCTGTTGTAATTGGTTATCGGACAGAACAACTCTACCACAAGCATTCCTGCCATGAGTCTTGAAGGAAAATGCCTTCACGCGAACCCCGTATTTGGCGCCTAATTTTTGCCAATAGGTATCACTTCCCATTGCAGCTCCAGAAAATAGCATGTAATGCTTCGGGTTACCGAAgtagctttcttctttttttcttatggcttcttcaagagaaacgaaaacaacGTCATCAAGATCAAAATCATCATAACTCCAACACTGTTGTATGCCCGCCATGTTGTTAACGGCAGCAGTTAGGGTAGTACTTCGTGTAAGACTGAAGCCGATGACACCCCTAGTGCCACTCCACCACGCATGCACAAATGATagttttccatgttttttttctctctcgaTAGGGAGTGACAattttttctctccaaaatattCTGTTTTAAACTCTATTGTTTCAATAGAAACTTTTAAGATGGCAGAAGAATTCAAGGGAAAGCACGTTGTAATCTTTAGTCGAGGTTGCCTGTTTTTATCAAGTGAAGAACGCCAACAGGAAATGAACGACGAAATTGACTCACTGTCAAAAAACGGCAACTTTGAACTACACTTTACTTCACATCGGAATGCTACGAGTGAAATGCTGAGAGCAATTCCTAAAGGGTAGGTTTATTACAGCCACTTCCGAGGTTTATGTTGGTATCGGCCCCTTAGTCGTCCTTGCCACAAGAGCCTCGGTCGAGGCCATCTtactacaatcgtggtcaattCGATTagtctaactattggctgtactattttggaaatagcaagCTCTTGTGACGccctcccacccccccccccccccttcccatttccccatattcaatgttggaggaAAGAATTCAAGGGAAAGCACGTTGTAATCTTTAATCGTGGTCAATTCGATTAGTCTAACTATTCTTCATCATTCTGAAAGGTCTCTAAAggaagcaaaagatattttttacttcagaGGCACTTTAACGATGTTTCGTGCgtggaataggccatttccaagttgctgtttgcctctggttcaaaaTGAGTCTTGCTGCTAAACCATTTAAGTGATAataagtttgatttccatgaaaatacatctctcatttgcatttgaatggttgtgcacaaggactcgctttgaaaccaagacaaacagcaactcagaaatgTGCTATTGAAGGGAGATTTACTAGTtcacctaaatggtagaaatacCGCCGAGGGAAGGGAGATATTCAATTGTGCTTGGGGTAATTTAGGACTGTTTGTGCGTGGAATTGaatggagattttaataggtcttgaaCGGGAATTACTTACCATTGttgaaaaagtgttgacgggcCTGCTCGACTCCTGCCATTCGcaagcgattctaaaatctATGCGTTCAAAAGTTAACTCTGACTAAGgtgtcttttaacgactttcctttgcgatatgatagtatgggtggctccttaaatacttctctaaggtgcggttggttttgaataaggtgccatCTCCCCATAAATATGTTCTTAAGGTAAGGTAAAgccgggtggtattgtgtaacaaaaagcaatattttctgTTGTGTGCtgctgtctttgttttcaagtgacctctctctatccgtgaagttaacttcagagaggaatttttctgaaaagggtggctacacgcttacacatttgttgtatgttggacaagatgtttgatggaaatcaaaacattcttcccacaaaaaatattgaacaaacatcatcaaacatgcatgctacacgttCTGACACAAGTCTGCTCCAGACGCCAAGATTCCCAgttaaagaatattaaattgTTTCTGTACCCAGTGATAGAACGCCTCAGAAACGTCGACTGAAAAGCCACGCGCAAGGATTTATTggtaaagaatttttttaaaaagatcgtTCTCCACGTGAGCACGTGCACACGTGCGGCACACTTTTCACATCATGTGATGTGTCACATCATGCGCAAAACAACAAGTTACTTGAAATTGCTAAATGTAACCATTGGGCGACAACGTCAACATTTTCTTGAACAGCGTTGCTACCAACATTGTAAAGTGCGACCAAGGTGGACTGCCACGAAGGCGCAGATGTTTAATTTCAAAGTGACGTCAGTTTTCTTCGGCACTACCATCATCGTGCTAAAGCGCCCAAATAGTGAGCGTAAgtaaagagaactttgttgccCGTGTAGATTATGACCAGCAAATGCGAGTCTAGTTTCCGCGGAATTGAACGTTTCTGTTTAAATTAACGAGTGTAAAAGTCTTGGTCTGACCTCCTGAAATTTTACAATATCTCTGAAAGTTGTGCGAAACGACTGCAAAGTTCGTGTCGCGTCTTCTTACTGTGTTCATATCGCGTCAAGGTGCTTTTGCTAGTATGCgtattcttttctttccatGTGATCAtagaaagacaaaagaaatacCAGGTTAAGGGACGCATCAGAAAATCTCTCTCACATTCTAGAATCTCCGGCCACCATTGTCACATGTCTCGTTCATAAAAGGACGCATCTTTGAGAAGACGAAAGTGACCGTGTATTGGTGGTTTGCAATCTCTAGAgaaacagataacaatgctgctgGATGCGCTCCGAAAAATGTGGACATGACCAACCAATCTCTAgggacacagataacaatgctgcaatgtacaattacTGGTGGGTTTTCGTCTTTTTTGTTGCTGATAATTATTGTTCTGTTTTTAATTTATCTGGTTACCTGTTTGTTGCCGAGGGGGAAAATCGATATAAAAGAAAAGTATGATCTGATCACTGGCTGTGACACTGGCTTCGGTAGCGCGGCagcgtttaaggacggtgcctactaattcaaaggtatttttgccccgatttattaTTAtccaggaaaggtagatcttcccaagtattattgaaatgcaaaaacaaaattgggggtaaccacgcatttttcaaagataattcatttattttgtataaagctctaaaatacaaagcaatgtatggcgttctgtctcaaattgaagctcaattatctctaaagaatgcatggttacccccatcCGAAAATTATGCACCGCAAGTAGATGTCGCCAAAAACAATAGCATTCCGCGCGatgttttggataccaagagtacttactaagatctactttctctgcatagctttaaaccgcgcaaaaatatccctgcattagtaagcatcaccgctaggaaatccgaatatctggaaatgcgcagaatgtatgcacTGGACAAAATGGGAGCTTGTGTGTTGGCGACTTGTCTGACGAAAGAAGGAGAACATAGTTTGAAATCAGAGGCGAGCGACGAGCTGAAAACATTCCAGTTGGATGTGACAAATTCTGAGCAGCTTAAAGATGTGTATGAAGCAATTAAGAAAGCTGTTTCACCTGGTAAGATCAGAATCCCCAGTGGCATTGCTTTGAGAAAAAGGCATATAAATATCCCAATAATAGCTATTGCAGGTAGTCCTACGAACGGGGCAATTGTGCGAGAAAATCACACAGACTATCGTCAATGTCTGCGGCGATGGTGGCGGTCTTGATCACTCAGATCGTCTGTGTTCTATCTGGGCGGTTGGTCACCGACAGGGGTGATATAGTCTCTAAATCTCACGCCACTGATGCGGGGAAGGTTGTCCCCGGTGTTGCGGTCTGACGTAATCTTGTCGGTgtcatctttcacttcctaaaataaattttacactgcgtaacaagcagtctggccaaCGTCACGCACAAAAAGCATTGTAAAGTAGTCCTGAAAAGACCCGAGGGGGAGAGATtaataacttcacttcactGATCTAAAAAAATAAACGAGCGGCACCGAACCGTTAGGGCGAAGTCCTGCACGTACGAGCCCGTAAGGTGAAAACAGGAAGTGGCCTTG is a window of Montipora capricornis isolate CH-2021 chromosome 13, ASM3666992v2, whole genome shotgun sequence DNA encoding:
- the LOC138030358 gene encoding uncharacterized protein, coding for MAGIQQCWSYDDFDLDDVVFVSLEEAIRKKEESYFGNPKHYMLFSGAAMGSDTYWQKLGAKYGVRVKAFSFKTHGRNACGRVVLSDNQLQQADDFLHMANKTLKRHFPTGKPYVNNLLRRNWHQVKDTSAVFAIGKISVHGNIVEGGTGWAVQMAVDARKPVYVFDIVSSGWKIYDYGKKKFLSFKTVPRLSLNFTGIGTRALPENGKAAIEKVFQETFGKSPR